TCGGTTTCGAGGCTGCCTGCGGGGGCGAGACACCCTGTGGCGAGCGGGCGCGCATCGTGGTGCTCAATGCCTTGGGTGATACTGGGCTGCGTTATCTGGCGGTGTTGCTGCAAGACATTCCGCGCTCGTGCAAGCTCGACAGCCAGCTCAACTACGTGGATGTAGCGTTGGGCAGCCTGGAGCTGGCAGCCGTGCAGGTGGGGGAGCAGGTGGCGCGGGTGCCGGACTTGGTCGGGCTGGAAAGGCTGGTGCGTGACGCGCAATTGCAACCTGGGGTTGGGTAGGATGTGAGGCTGATGGCCTTATCGCCGGCAAGCCGGCTCCCACATGGACTTTGCGCGATACCTGTGGGAGCCGGCTTGCCGGTGATAGGGTCGGAGCGAACAAAGCGGGAACCCAGCCCACCCAAGGAGGTCTGTGTTTGCATGTATTACGGTGAACGCTTCAACGCCTGGACCCACCTGGTCGGTGCCGTCCTGGCCTGTATCGGTGCCATCTGGCTGATCGTCGTCGCAGGCCTGCAAGGCGACCCTTGGAAGATCGTCAGTTTCTCCATCTACGGCGGCACGCTGCTGCTGCTCTACAGTATCTCGACCCTTTACCACAGCACCCGCGGGCGGGCGAAGGTGATCATGCGCAAGCTCGATCACCTATCGATCTACCTGCTGATCGCCGGCAGCTACACACCCTTCTGCCTGGTCAGCCTGCGCGGCCCCTGGGGTTGGAGCCTGTTCGGCGTGGTCTGGGGGCTGGCGGTGATCGGCATGTTGCAGGAGATAAAACCACGCTCCGAGGCGAGGATCCTGTCGATCATCATCTATGCGGTGATGGGCTGGATCGTGCTGGTGGCGGTCAAACCGTTGCTGAACAGCCTTGGCACCGCCGGCTTTGCCTGGCTGGCGGCCGGCGGTGTGTTCTACACCGTGGGTATCATCTTCTTCGCCTTCGACAGCCGCTTTCGCCACTGGCATGGCATCTGGCACCTGTTCGTGATTGCCGGCAGCCTCATGCACTTCGTCGCGGTTTCGTTCTACGTGCGTTAGCTGTCAGGAAAAATCGCCCCACAGCTGCTGTGCCACCGCTAGGGCCACCACTGGCGCGGTCTCGGTGCGCAGCACGCGTGGGCCGAGGCGGGCGGCATGGAAGCCAGCCGCCTTGGCCTGTTCGACTTCAGCCTCGCTCAGGCCGCCTTCGGGGCCGATCAGGAAGGCCAGGCGTGCCGGTTTGGCATGGCTGGTGAGTGGCTCGGCAACCGGATGCAGGACCAGCTTCAGGTCGGCGTCAGTGGTCTTGCTCCATTCGGCCAGGGTCACTGGTGGATGAATGATTGGTAAGGTCGAGCGGCCGCACTGTTCACAGGCGCTGATGGCCACCTGGCGCCAGTGGGCCAGGCGCTTGTCGGCGCGTTCGTCTTTCAGGCGCACTTCACAGCGTTCGCTGACAATCGGAGTAATTTCGCTGACGCCCAGTTCGGTGGCCTTCTGGATGGCCCAGTCCATGCGCTCGCCGCGGGACAGGCCCTGGCCAAGGTGGATCTGCAGCGGCGACTCGGCCTGACCGGGCAGGGCCTGGTCAAGGCTGACGCGCACGCTTTTCTTGCCCACTTCGAGCAATTGGCCGAGGAACTCCTGGCCGCTGCCGTCGAACAGTTGCACGGCATCGCCAGGGGCCATGCGCAGCACGCGGCCGATGTAATGGGCCTGGGCTTCGGGCAAGTCGTGCTCGCCGAGGCTCAGGGGGGCGTCGATGAAGAAGCGGGACAGTCTCATGGTTCTGCTCAAGCTGAAGAGTGGAAACAGCCTGTAGGCGCGGATTTATCCGCGATTGCGGCGGTGAATCCAGCATCGCAATCGCGGATAAATCCGCTCCTACAGGGTTGTTGGGCTAGCCCGGATCGCGGAAGTCGGGGTGGAAGCTGGCGGGCACCGCGACGCTTACGCTTTCCCGCGTGGCGATATCGATGCCTTCGCTGGCCACCTCGGCCAGGAAGTCGATCTGCTCCGGGGTAATCACATACGGCGGCAGGAAATACACCACGCTACCCAGTGGGCGCAACAGGGCGCCGCGGGTCAGAGCGTGTTCGAACACCTTCAAGCCACGGCGCTCCTGCCAGGGGTAGGCGACCTTGCCAGCCTTGTCCTGCACCATCTCGATGGCCAGGGCCATGCCGGTCTGGCGGATTTCAGCGACGTGTGCGTGGTCGGCCAGGTGCGCGGTGGCGCTGGCCATGCGTGCCGACAACGCCTTGTTGGCCTCGATCACGTTGTCCTGCTCGAAGATATCCAGGGTTGCCAGGGCGGCGGCACAGGCCAGCGGGTTGCCGGTGTAGCTGTGCGAGTGGAGGAAGGCGCGCAGGGTCGGATAATCGTCGTAGAACGCCTGGTAGACGGTGTCGGTAGTGAGGCAGGCAGCCAGCGGCAGGTAGCCACCGGTCAGGGCCTTGGACAGGCACAGGAAGTCGGGGCGTATGCCGGCCTGTTCGCAGGCGAACAGGGTGCCGGTGCGGCCGAAGCCCACGGCGATCTCGTCGTGGATCAGGTGCACGCCATAACGGTCGCAGGCCTCGCGCAATAGCTTGAGGTACACCGGGTGATACATGCGCATGCCCCCCGCGCCCTGGATCAGCGGCTCGATGATCACCGCCGAAAGGGTTTCGTGGTGTTCGGCCAACGTCTGCTCCATGGCGGCGAACATGTTGCGCGAATGCTCTTCCCAGCTCATGCCTTCTGGGCGCAGGTAGCAGTCCGGGCTGGGCACCTTGATGGTGTCGAGCAGCAACGCCTTGTAGGTTTCGGTGAACAGGGGCACGTCGCCGACCGACATGGCGGCGATGGTTTCGCCGTGGTAGCTGTTGGTCAGGGTGACGAAACGCTTCTTCGCCGGTTTGCCGATGTTCTGCCAGTAGTGGAAGCTCATCTTCAGCGCCACTTCGATGCACGACGAGCCGTTGTCGGCGTAGAACACCCGGTCCAGCCCGGCCGGGGTCATGGCCACCAGCCGCTCGGACAGTTCGATCACTGGCTGATGGCTGAAACCGGCAAGGATCACATGTTCGAGCTGGTCGACCTGGTCTTTGATGCGCTGGTTGATGCGCGGGTTGGCATGGCCGAACACATTGACCCACCAGCTGCTTACTGCATCCAGGTAGCGTTTGCCCTCGAAGTCTTCGAGCCACACGCCTTCTGCGCGCTTGATCGGGATCAGGGGCAGTTGCTCGTGGTCTTTCATCTGGGTGCAGGGGTGCCACAGGACCTTGAGGTCACGTTGCATCCACTGATCGTTGAGGCCCATCGGCACTTCTCCTGGCATTGCGGCGTGGTTTGACCGCGTAAGCCTAAGCAATGCCAGGTGGCAGGACAACCGCTAGCGGTCAATGGCGGCAGGTGCGGGTCCATTCGAGCTTGCGAATGTGCACGGTGCCGGCCTGCGACGTGGAAATGGTCAGGCGTCGGAACGGGCCGGCGATGACCTGCTGATAGGGTTGGGTAGAAATGGGGCCTGGCATGAATTCGGTGAAGCCGCTGCCGGAAAGCGTCAGCCAGTAGAAGTTGCGTGTAACCGGCACGATCAGGTCGACATCGTAGCTGTCGGTATCCAGCAGCATTTGTACATCGTCGTAATGCTGGTCACTCACCACGTAGTATTCCAGGCGTAGGCTCTCGACCTCCTGGTTGAAGGCGATTTCCACGTCGCTGTGCTCGCCGATCACCAGCTCAGTGCCGTCATCGCCTTTGAAGGCTTCATGAAAGCCGGTCCAGGAGGTGCCGTTGGCGCGGATGCTCAACCCGGATGATGTTTGCAAGGTCTTATTGTGGCTCAGAGACTGCTTCTTGAGCTGTGCGAAATGCTCCTCGTAGATCATGTGCAGCTCCTTTTGTCGGTTTTTTTGGCTACACCAGAGAGCATCGCTGAGCGGTGAGGCGCCTGGCTACTGACAAAAATGCCAGTTGCCAAAGGCACTTGATGTCGCTGTGGTGGCAGGGTGTGCATACCTGACGTATTCTTAACGCATCTGCCTCGGGGCAATTCTTGCCTCTTCCCATTCCTGTTACGTCTGACTCGGAGTTCGCCATCATGGCTGCTGCTTGGGTGCGCCTGTGCGCGTTGGTATTGATCGGTGTGTCCAGCGGCGCCGCGCTGGCCAAAGACAAAACGCCTACGGCGATCGTCGTGGGCGGTGGCCTGGCAGGCCTGACCGCGGCCTACGAGCTGCAGAACAAGGGCTGGCAGGTAACCCTGCTGGAAGCCAAGTCGGGCATGGGCGGCCGTTCGGGCCTGGCGACCAGCGAATGGATCGGCAATGGCAAGGCCCAGCCGGTGCTCAACCAGTACCTTGACCGTTTCAAGCTTGAAACCCTGCCCGCGCCGGAATTCGTGCGTACCCCGGGTTACTTGATCGACGGCGAGTACTTCAGCGCCACCGACCTGGCCACCAAGCAGCCTGCCACTGCCGAAGCCCTCAAGCGCTACGAGAAAACCCTCGACGACCTGGCGCGTTCGATCGACGACCCGCTCAACCCGCAGGCGAACAGTACCCTGTTCGCCCTTGACCAGATCAACGTGTCGACCTGGCTCGACAAGCTGCAGTTGCCGGCCACTGCACGGCAGCTGGTGAATCAGCAGATCCGCACCCGCTACGATGAGCCGTCGCGCCTTTCGCTGCTCTACTTCGCCCAGCAGAACCGCGTCTACCGCGGTGTCAGCGACCGTGACCTGCGTGCCGCGCGCTTGCCAGGTGGCAGCCCGGTGCTGGCTCAGGCTTTCGTCAAGCAGCTGAAAACCATCAAGACCAGCTCGCCGGTCACCTCCATCGTCCAGGACAAGGACGGCGTCACGGTCAAGGCCGGTACCACCGGCTACCAGGCCGATTACGTGGTCATGGCGGTGCCACTGCGTGCCCTGGCCAAGATTCAGATCACCCCAGGCCTGGATACTCAGCACGTGGCAGCGCTTAGGGGTACCAACTACGGCTGGCGCGACCAGTTGATGCTCAAGTTCAAGCAGCCGGTTTGGGAGAGCCGTTCGCGGATGTCGGGCGAAATCTTCAGTAACGCCGGCCTCGGCATGCTGTGGATCGAGCCTGCGCTCAAGGGTGGCGCCAACGTGGTCATCAACCTCTCCGGCGACAACGCGCGGCTGCTGCAGGCTTTTGGTGACAAGCAGATGGTCGACCAGGTGCTGATCCGCCTGCACGCCTTCTATCCACAGGCTCGTGGGGCGTTCACCGGTTACGAGGTCAAGCGCTACAGCACCGATGCAGGCACCGGGGGGGCCTACCTGGCCTACGGCCCGGGCCAGATCAGCAAGTACTGGCGCCTGTGGGAGCGCCCTGTACAGCGCATTACCTTCGCCGGTGAACACACCGATGCCCTCTACCCAGGCACCCTTGAAGGCGCCTTGCGCAGTGGCCAGCGTGCTGCCAGCCAGGTGCAGGACTTGCTGGCCGGCAAGTCGTTCGACCCGGCCAAGGCGGCGACGGTAGCCGCCGCTGCAACCGCTGGCGCAGCGGCGACCCAGGACAAGGGCGGGTTCTTCTCGCGCCTGTTCGGTGGTGGCGACAAGGCTGAAGTGAAAGCAGCACCGGTTGCCAAGGTCGAGGAGGTTGCTCCGGCGCCAGCTCCCGCTCCTGCGGCTGCACCTGCCGCGGTCACTCCTATCGCCAAGGAAGAACCAGTCAAACCGGCTGCGAGCAAGGCGCTGCCGGCCAAGCAGGCGCCAGCGCACAAGCCGGCGGCCAAGCAGGCGCACAAGGTAACTGAGCAGAAGAAGGCGACCGCCAAGTCTGAGCCGGCCAAGAAGCCGGTGACCAACGCCCAGGCCAAAGCTGATTGATGTACCCGCCTGTTCTGGTCACTTCGCGAGGATAAGCCCGTCCCCACAGCTAACGGAAATGCTGTGGGAGGGGCTTGTTCCGCGAAGGGGCTGGCTATTACTAACTCTCCTACTATTGTTAATGTTTCCTTAATAGCAAGCTCACACACTAACTATCGGATTTCTCGATAATCGAAAGCAATCTTTTCCGCTTTAATTCGATACGTTTCGCGTTAGTCTGTGCACAGCTTTCAGGGGAAACACAGCATCATGCAACTGCGCAACTCATCTTCTCGCTATGGCGTCGTCAGCATCGTCCTGCACTGGGGCGTGGCGTTGGCAGTTTTCGGTCTGTTCGGCCTGGGCCTCTGGATGGTCGGTCTCGACTACTACAGCCCATGGCGCAAATCGGCCCCAGACCTGCACAAGAGCATCGGCCTGGTGCTGCTGGCGGTGATGATGCTGCGGGTACTCTGGCGTTTCGTCAGCCCACCGCCTCCGGCACCGGCAAACCACGGGCCACTCACCCGTGTCGCCGCCAAGCTGGGGCACCTGGCGCTGTACCTGGGGCTGTTTGCGGTGATGGGTGCCGGCTACATGATTTCGACCGCCGATGGCGTTGGCATCCCGGTCTTCGGCCTGTTCGAAGTGCCGGCCCTGATCAGCGACCTGCCCGACCAGGCCGATGTGGCGGGTGTCATTCACCTGTGGTTGGCCTGGGGCCTGGTGGTCTTTGCCGTGCTGCACGCCCTGGCAGCCTTGAAACACCATTTCATCGACCGTGACGCGACCCTGACTCGCATGCTGGGCCGCAAAGCTTGACTCTCAACTCAATTGCAAAGGAAGGAAGTAAGGATGTTGAAAAAGACTTTTGCCGCTCTGGCGCTCGGTACCGCATTGTTCTCCGCTGGCCAGGCCATGGCTGCCGACTACAAGATCGACAAGGATGGCCAGCACGCGTTCGTCGACTGGAAGATCAGCCACCTGGGCTACAGCTTCATTCACGGCACCTTCAAGGACTTCGACGGTAGCTTCAGCTGGGACAGTGCCAAGCCTGAAGCCAGCAAGATCAACGTAGAACTGAAGACTGCCAGCCTTTGGTCGAACCACGCCGAGCGTGACAAGCACATCACCAGCAAAGACTTCCTGGATGTGAATAAATACCCTGAGGCCAAGTTCGTCTCCACGAGCGTCAAGTCTACTGGCGAGAAAACCGCAGATGTAACCGGTGATCTGACCATGCACGGCGTCACCAAGCCTGTGACCTTCAAGGCGACCTTCAATGGTGAAGGCAAGGACCCGTGGGGCGGTGAGCGCGCAGGCTTCAATGCCACCACTACCCTTAACCTGAACGACTTCGGCATCAAGGGCCCGGGCCCAACCTCGCAGACCCTCGATCTGGATATCAGCCTCGAAGGTGTGAAGCAGAAGTAAGCCTTTGCCCTGGCAATGAAAAACGCCGCCCGATTGGGCGGCGTTTTTGTTTGTCTGTTCGGGCCTCATCGCCAGGAAGCAGGCGATGAGGCCGGTACAGATCAGCCCTTGCGGGTCAGCAGCGCAGGGCGCTCGCCACGGGGGCGGCTTGGCAGGTCGTCCAGTTGCTCAGGCGTCGGGTAACGGTCGAGCTTGGACTCCTTGCGGATGATCACCGGCTGGTTCTGCGGCTCGCGCGAGCTGCGTACTGCCGGCTCCTGGCGCAACCCATCGTCTCGACCGGCCGGGCGGTTGCGCCCACCACCATCACGACGGCCGCCACCGCCATTGTTGTTGCGCGGTGGGCGCTTTTCACCGCTGGCGTTACGTGGTTGCCCGCCATTACGGCCCTGGCCACCCCCGTTGTTGCGCTGGCCAGCGCCCTGGCCTTGCTGGCCGGCACCGGCAGTGCCACCTGGGCGACGGTTGCGGCCTTGGTTCTTGGCGTTCTGGTAAGGGCTGACGTAGTCGGCACGGTTGCCGAAATTGTCGACGTCGTCGTCCAGGAAC
The Pseudomonas sp. KU43P genome window above contains:
- a CDS encoding cytochrome b yields the protein MQLRNSSSRYGVVSIVLHWGVALAVFGLFGLGLWMVGLDYYSPWRKSAPDLHKSIGLVLLAVMMLRVLWRFVSPPPPAPANHGPLTRVAAKLGHLALYLGLFAVMGAGYMISTADGVGIPVFGLFEVPALISDLPDQADVAGVIHLWLAWGLVVFAVLHALAALKHHFIDRDATLTRMLGRKA
- a CDS encoding chemotaxis protein CheW, with protein sequence MLELIAGQRSSLTGLLLPLGDRTLVLPNVAVAELIGQRNLLCQPRDPAWHLGWLDWRQQHLPLIGFEAACGGETPCGERARIVVLNALGDTGLRYLAVLLQDIPRSCKLDSQLNYVDVALGSLELAAVQVGEQVARVPDLVGLERLVRDAQLQPGVG
- a CDS encoding 16S rRNA (uracil(1498)-N(3))-methyltransferase, producing the protein MRLSRFFIDAPLSLGEHDLPEAQAHYIGRVLRMAPGDAVQLFDGSGQEFLGQLLEVGKKSVRVSLDQALPGQAESPLQIHLGQGLSRGERMDWAIQKATELGVSEITPIVSERCEVRLKDERADKRLAHWRQVAISACEQCGRSTLPIIHPPVTLAEWSKTTDADLKLVLHPVAEPLTSHAKPARLAFLIGPEGGLSEAEVEQAKAAGFHAARLGPRVLRTETAPVVALAVAQQLWGDFS
- a CDS encoding adenosylmethionine--8-amino-7-oxononanoate transaminase, which translates into the protein MGLNDQWMQRDLKVLWHPCTQMKDHEQLPLIPIKRAEGVWLEDFEGKRYLDAVSSWWVNVFGHANPRINQRIKDQVDQLEHVILAGFSHQPVIELSERLVAMTPAGLDRVFYADNGSSCIEVALKMSFHYWQNIGKPAKKRFVTLTNSYHGETIAAMSVGDVPLFTETYKALLLDTIKVPSPDCYLRPEGMSWEEHSRNMFAAMEQTLAEHHETLSAVIIEPLIQGAGGMRMYHPVYLKLLREACDRYGVHLIHDEIAVGFGRTGTLFACEQAGIRPDFLCLSKALTGGYLPLAACLTTDTVYQAFYDDYPTLRAFLHSHSYTGNPLACAAALATLDIFEQDNVIEANKALSARMASATAHLADHAHVAEIRQTGMALAIEMVQDKAGKVAYPWQERRGLKVFEHALTRGALLRPLGSVVYFLPPYVITPEQIDFLAEVASEGIDIATRESVSVAVPASFHPDFRDPG
- a CDS encoding FAD-dependent oxidoreductase, giving the protein MAAAWVRLCALVLIGVSSGAALAKDKTPTAIVVGGGLAGLTAAYELQNKGWQVTLLEAKSGMGGRSGLATSEWIGNGKAQPVLNQYLDRFKLETLPAPEFVRTPGYLIDGEYFSATDLATKQPATAEALKRYEKTLDDLARSIDDPLNPQANSTLFALDQINVSTWLDKLQLPATARQLVNQQIRTRYDEPSRLSLLYFAQQNRVYRGVSDRDLRAARLPGGSPVLAQAFVKQLKTIKTSSPVTSIVQDKDGVTVKAGTTGYQADYVVMAVPLRALAKIQITPGLDTQHVAALRGTNYGWRDQLMLKFKQPVWESRSRMSGEIFSNAGLGMLWIEPALKGGANVVINLSGDNARLLQAFGDKQMVDQVLIRLHAFYPQARGAFTGYEVKRYSTDAGTGGAYLAYGPGQISKYWRLWERPVQRITFAGEHTDALYPGTLEGALRSGQRAASQVQDLLAGKSFDPAKAATVAAAATAGAAATQDKGGFFSRLFGGGDKAEVKAAPVAKVEEVAPAPAPAPAAAPAAVTPIAKEEPVKPAASKALPAKQAPAHKPAAKQAHKVTEQKKATAKSEPAKKPVTNAQAKAD
- the trhA gene encoding PAQR family membrane homeostasis protein TrhA translates to MYYGERFNAWTHLVGAVLACIGAIWLIVVAGLQGDPWKIVSFSIYGGTLLLLYSISTLYHSTRGRAKVIMRKLDHLSIYLLIAGSYTPFCLVSLRGPWGWSLFGVVWGLAVIGMLQEIKPRSEARILSIIIYAVMGWIVLVAVKPLLNSLGTAGFAWLAAGGVFYTVGIIFFAFDSRFRHWHGIWHLFVIAGSLMHFVAVSFYVR
- a CDS encoding YceI family protein, which codes for MLKKTFAALALGTALFSAGQAMAADYKIDKDGQHAFVDWKISHLGYSFIHGTFKDFDGSFSWDSAKPEASKINVELKTASLWSNHAERDKHITSKDFLDVNKYPEAKFVSTSVKSTGEKTADVTGDLTMHGVTKPVTFKATFNGEGKDPWGGERAGFNATTTLNLNDFGIKGPGPTSQTLDLDISLEGVKQK